A stretch of DNA from Roseovarius sp. M141:
TCGCTTCCTGCGCACCGGTGGCGCCCTGACTATGGCCGGTCATCGACTTGGTCGAGCTGATTGGCGGTGTCGATCCCTGTCCAAACACGCGGCGCACCGCCTCGACCTCGCCGACGTCGCCCACCGGGGTCGAAGTGCCGTGTGCGTTGATGTAGCTGACCTTGCGCCCCTCGCCCAGCGTGCGCAGCGCACCGCGCATTGCCCGCTCGCCGCCCTCGCCCGAGGGGGCGACCATGTCGGCGCCGTCAGATGTGGCCGCGAATCCAGTGACTTCGGCGTAGATCTTGGCGCCGCGCGCCTGTGCATGCTCCAGCGCCTCCAGCACCAGAATGGCGCCACCACCTGAAATGACGAACCCATCACGACCAGCGTCAAACGCGCGGCTGGCTTTGGTGGGCGTGTCATTATATTTCGACGACATCGCGCCCATCGCGTCGAAAAGGCAGGACAGCGTCCAGTCCAATTCCTCACCACCGCCGCCGAACATCACGTCCTGAACGCCCAGCGCAATCTGCTGCGCCGCAATGCCGATGCAGTGCAGCGAGGTTGAGCAAGCCGAGGTGATCGAGAAATTCATGCCCTTGATCTGATAGGCCGTCGCCAAGTTCGCGCTGACGGTCGACGACATGCATTTGGGCACCGCGAAGGGGCCGATCCGCTTGGTCGCGCCGGTTTTCAGCACGGTCTGATGCGCGCTCAGCATGGCGCTCGTCGACGGGCCGCCCGATCCGGCGATGAGGCCGGTCATGGGATTGACCACATCCGACGGCTCCAGCCCGGCATCGGCAATCGCCTGCGCCATGGCGATATGGGCATAGGCGGCGCCCGGTCCCATGAAGCGCAGGGTGCGCTTGTCGACATGTTCAGCGACGTCGAGATTGATCGCACCGGCCACGCGGCTGCGAAAGCCATGCTCGGCCATTTCCTCGTTCGCGGTGATGCCTGACCGCCCATCCTTCAACGATGCCAGCACCTCATCGGCATTGTTTCCGATAGACGAGACGATTCCCAATCCAGTTACGACCACGCGGCGCATGGCGCTCTCCCTTTTGTCTTTTAGCCTGCGGTCAGCTTTCGCTGAGCGCGACCTTCATATCCTTGACCAGATAGATCACGTCGCCATCGGCCTCGACCCGGCCATCGGCCACGCCCATGGTGAGGCGGCGCGTCTGCACGGCCTTCGTGAAATCAACATGGTATGTCAGCATCTTTCGATCCGGGCGCACCATGCCCGTCAGCTTGACCTCGCCCACGCCCAGCGCATAGCCGCGGCCCTGCCAGCCGCGCCAGCCCAGGTTGAACCCTGTCAGCTGCCACAGGCCATCGAGGCCCAGGCAGCCGGGCATGATCGGATTGCCGGGAAAGTGGCAACCGAAGAACCACAGATCCGGGGTGATATCGAATTCAGCGGTGATGTGCCCCTTGCCGTGCGCGCCGCCATCTGACGACACGTCCGTAATGCGGTCCATCATCAGCATGGGTGGCTCGGGCAGTTGGGCGTTGCCGGGACCAAACAGTTCGCCCCGCGCGCATTTCAGTAGGTCTTCTTTTCCGAAGTGCGTCGGATAGTCTGCCATTCGGGCGGTCCTTTTGAGCTGGGATCTGGTTATTTTCAGTGATCGCGCCATATCCTCTAACACCCGGGCGCGCGCGCATGCAAGCCTGCGGCGACAGCACGGCCCTTTGCTGAGGGAAATCTATTTGAAATTTCCTATCACCGCGCCCTATATTGGGGCAGGACAACAGGATGCACCGACCGATGACATGCACAGCGACACCCGAGGCGAGCCTGCGAGGCTCTGAATGGCTGACCACGGCGGGGCTGCGACCCACACGCCAGCGCGTGGCGCTGGCCGCAATGCTGATCGGGGACGGCCAGCACCGCCACGTCACCGCCGAAAGCCTTTTTGCCGATGTCCAAAGATGCGGCGAGCAGGTGTCGCTGGCGACGGTCTACAACACGCTGCGCGCGTTTTGCGAGGCGGGCCTGATGCAGGAGGTGTTGGTTGACGGCACCAAATCCTATTTCGACACCAACACGCACGACCATCCCCATTTCTTCTGGGAGGATGAAAACCGGCTGTCCGATGCGCCCGCCGACCAATTGACAATCACCAGCCTGCCCACCGCCCCCGAGGGCGCGGAAATCGCCTCGGTCGATGTTGTCATCCGGCTGCGCCGCAAATCCTGATGCGTGCCGCCTTTTACAGCCGCTTTGGCCCGCCCGCCGATGTGATCCAACTGGACGAGGTCGAGGCGCCCGTACCCGCGCCCGGCGAGGTCCGCGTCAGGCTGGCCTATTCCGGGGTCAACCCCTCTGACGCCAAGGCGCGCTCGGGCACGCGCCCCGGCGTGACCAAGCCGCCCTTTGCGCGCGTGATCCCCCATTCCGATGGCTCTGGCGTGATTGATGCCGTCGGTGATGGCGTGGATACGGCCCGCATCGGCCACCCCGTCTGGATCTGGAATGGCCAATGGCAACGCGCCTTCGGCACCGCCGCCGAATATATCTGCCTGCCTGCTGCGCAGGCCGTGGCGATGCCGGATGGCCTTGATCCGCAGATCGGCGCCGTGCTGGGCATCCCCGGCCTGACCGCAGCGCATACCGTGCTGGGCGGCGGCGATATCGCCCGGCAAACCGTGCTGATCAGCGGCGGCGCAGGGGCCGTCGGCCATAACGCGGTGCAGCTGGCCAAATGGGCCGGCGCGCGGGTGATCGCGACCTGTAGTGCGGGCGCGATGGACCGGGTGCGCGCAGCAGGCGCCGATACGGTACTCGACTACAACGATCCCGACCTTGCCGCCCAGATCATGGACGCCTCAGATGGGGCCGGTATTGCCCGCGCGGTCGAGGTTGAATTTGGCGCAAACGCCCCCCTGCTGGCCGAAGTGATGGCCCCGAACGGCACCGTCGCCGCCTACGGCTCGGGCAAGGATATGGCGCCCACCCTGCCCTTCGGCCCACTGCTGTTCAAGGCAATCAAGATCGACATCACGCTGATCTACATCCTGCCCGAAGCCGAACGCGCGACGGCAATCCAGCACCTGCACAGAGCATTGTCATCGGGCGCGCTGATTCCGGCGATAGATACGGTTTACGGTTTGAAGGATTGCGCCAAAGCGCATGAGGCCGTGATGACGCCGGGCCGTGCAGGCGCGGTCTTACTGCAAATTTGACAGGCCAACCGCCGACGTCAACGCCGGTCAACCGCCCCATCCTGCGCCATCAGCGCGGCCAGTTCGTCGCCCGGCATGGCCTGCTGCGCGTATGTGAACGTCCCTGTATCGCGCACCTCCTCGGCCGCTCTTTTCAGCGCGCCGAACGCCGCGCGCGCGAAAGATCCGCCAACGCTGACACGCCGCACGCCGACATCGGATAGCTGAGCGACCGAATACCCCGGCCCTTGAAGCCCCATGACCACGTTCACCGGCTTGTCCACTTCGCGGCAAACTGTGCGGATCGCCTCCAGATCGGGGAGGCCCGGCGCATAGAGCACATCGGCCCCGGCCTCGGAAAAGGCTTGCAGACGCGCAATCGTGTCCTTCAGATCCGGGCGCCCCCACAGGTAATTCTCGGCCCGCGCCGTCAAAAGGAATGGCAGGTCGCGGGCCGCCTCCGCAGCGGCGCGAATACGGTCTGCGGCATATTCCAGATCAAAGATCGGTGCGCCCGGATCACCTGTCGCATCCTCGATCGAGCCACCGACCAGTCCGACATCTGCCGCCATACGCACGGTTTCGGCGCAGGTCTGCGGGTCGCTGCCGAACCCATCCTCAAGGTCCGCCGACACCGGAAAATCGCTGGCCTGCACGATCTGCGCCGCATTGGTCAGCAGTTCATCACGGGTCAGACTGGCAAAGGAGTCGCGCTTGCCCACGGCAAAGGCATATCCCGCGCTGGTCGTCGCAAGCGCCGCAAACCCGAGACTGGCCAGCAGCCGCGCAGACCCCGCATCCCAAGGGTTTGGAATGACGAACGCGCCGGTTCCGCGATGCAGCGCGTCAAAGATTGCGAATTTCTCTGTCTGGTCCATTTGCGGTTCCTGTGATGACATCTATCCAGCCTGCCACCACAGGAACATACAACGAACATCCTGTCCAGAAAAAGCAGTGGCGCCTAGCGCGGCGGATCACATTCCAAGATCGATCTATCGCCCCGGCCCTATTCAGGGGCGAAGGCGGTGCGAAATTCGGCGTCCATAAAACGAGCAATGGCCGGCCCCATCGGGCCGACCATATTTGATTTTGGCCCCGCGCGCGGAATGCGTCAGCACTCGCACCCGGGGGCAATCCCTGTATCCTTAGCTAAATCGCTTCAGGATATCGCGACCAGCTCGATGTCGAACTTCAGGTCCTTGCCGGCCAGCGCGTGGTTGGCGTCCAGCGTGACATGCTCTTCGGTGACTTCCAGCACGGTCACGGGCAGGACCTGACCGGTCTCCGTCTGCACTTGCAACTGCGTGCCGGGGTCCAGCGGAATGTCTGCCGGGATGCCTTCGCGCGGGACTTGCTGGCGCGCGTTGGGATCGATCTGGCCGTAGGCCTGATCGGCGGGGACTTCGACTGTTTTCTTGTCACCAACGGTCATGCCGGGGATGGCGGTATCGAGGCCGGGGATGATCTGACCCGAGCCGACTTCGAATTTCAGCGGGTCGCGTCCGTCGCTGCTGTCAAAGACGGTGCCGTCGGTCAGCGTGCCGGTGTAATGAACATGAACGGTATCGCCCGATTTCACTTCGGTCATGAGAAGACTCCAGTTCTGGTGTGTTTTGGGATGAATGAATGGCAAGGCCGCGCCGCGCGCGGGTGCTTGTGCGGATTGACGCTTTACCTAGCAACGGTAGATCCCGATTGCAAACCGGTGCATAGGAATTTGATATCAAGCGATTGTTATTGAGAGATGTTTTTACAATACCAGCAGACAAAACCCCGGTGCACATCCAAAATCAGGCCACATGGTGCACATGAGCGCCCCCATTTGCACCCTTTCGCGGATCTGCCATCCATGCCAGTCTGCCACCATTCCAGCCGGAGCGCACCATGGCCATAACCACCTGCATCTTCGACGCCTACGGCACATTGTTCGACGTGGCCGCCGCCGCGCGGACCGCCGCAGCCGAGCCGGGTCAGGACGCGCTGGCCAAGTGCTGGCCGCAGATCGCACAGGACTGGCGGCTGCGGCAGCTGCATTACAGCTGGCTGCGTACGATCATGCAGGATCACGTCGATTTCTGGTGCATCACGCAGGATGCGCTGGACTGGGCGCTGGAGGCGCAGGGCATCGACGATGCCGCGCTGCGCGAACGCCTGTTGGCGCTGTATTGGCAACTGGAATCCTACCCGGAAGTGCCGCAGATGCTGGCTGCGCTGAACACGGCGGGGCTGGACACCGCCATCCTGTCGAACGGCACGCCCGAGATGCTGGGTGCCGCCGTCACCTCCGCCGGAATCGGCGTGATGCTGGACGATGTGTTGTCAATCGAGACCTGCGGCATCTTCAAACCGGCGCGCGCGGTCTATGACATGGTCGGCGACCGATTTGCCTGCGCGCCCGGCGAGGTGCTGTTTGTCACCTCCAATGGCTGGGACGCGGCGGGCGCTGCCGCCTACGGGTTCAACGTGGCGTGGGTCAATCGCGACGGCGCCCCGGTCGAACGTTTGCCGGGCCGCCCCGCGCATGTGCTGGCAGATCTGGGCGGCATTCCCGCACTGGCGGGGCTGTAGATGGCGCACTTTACCACCTCTGACGGGCTGAGCCTCCATTATTCCGACACAGCCGAGTACGAGGGCGGCGACGGACCGCCCATCCTTTGCCTTGCAGGACTGACGCGCAATTCGGCCGATTTTCGGCTGGTTCTGCCTTTTTTGGCGGGCTACCGCGTGATCCGCATGGATTACCGCGGGCGAGGCCAGTCGGATTACGCAGACGACATCACCACCTATTCGGTGCCGCAAGAGGCGCAGGACGCCATCGCGCTGCTCGATCATCTGGGGCTGGAGCGTGCCACCATTCTTGGCACCTCGCGCGGCGGACTGATTGCCATGCTGCTGGCGGCAACGCATCCGGGGCGGCTGAACGGTGCGATCTTGAACGATATCGGGCCCGAACTTGCCCCCGGCGGGCTGGACCGGATCAAGGAATATGTGGGTCGGCGCCCCATATTCCGCACCTATGATGAGGCGGCAGAGGGGCTGTCCGCTGTGAACGACGCGCAATTTCCCGGCGTCACCCTCGCGCGCTGGCGCCTGCATGCCGAGAATATCTGGGCCGAGCAGCCCGGCGAACGTCTGGCGCTGCGCTACGATCCGCGTCTGCGCGATGCGCTGATGGGACAGGCCGGCGCCCTGCCCGCCCCCGATCTCTGGCCGTTCTTCGATGCGCTGGCGTCAATGCCGCTGACTGTGCTGCATGGCGCGAATTCCGATCTGCTATCTGCGGACCTCTTCGCCCGGATGCAGGCCCGCGCGCCCACCATGCGCGCATTCACCGTACCGGACCGGGGCCACGTGCCCTTCCTTGACGAGGCGGCATCGCTGGACGGGATCTTGTCCCACCTCAGGGATTACGCATGAGCGATATCGACATGATCCGCGCCGCCGCCGCGCGCCTGAAGGGCCACGCGCGGCGCACGCCGCTGCTGTCGTCGCCGTTCCTTGACCAGATCGCCGGTCGACGCATCTGGGTCAAACCGGAATGCCTGCAACATACCGGAAGCTTCAAGTATCGTGGCGGGTATTCGGCTGTCTCGGCACTGGATAAGCGCGCGCGCGGGGTTTTGGCGTTTTCGTCGGGAAATCATGCGCAGGGCGTGGCGCTGGCGGCCGCGCAGCACTGTGTGCCTGCTGTCATCATCATGCCCGCCGACGCGCCCAGCTTGAAAATCGCCAACACGCACGCCTTGGGCGCCGAAGTCGTACTGTACGACCGCGCCGCCGGTGAAAGTCGCGAGGATCTTGGCGAGGCGCTACGCACAGAGCGGAACCTGACCTTGATCCGCCCCTATGACGAGCCGCAAGTCATCGCAGGCCAGGGCACGACGGGCCTTGAGATCGCCGAGGATGCCGCCGCGATGGGCATCGCACGCGCCGATGTACTGGTCTGCTGCGGCGGTGGCGGCCTGACCTCCGGCATCGCGCT
This window harbors:
- a CDS encoding beta-ketoacyl synthase N-terminal-like domain-containing protein; translation: MRRVVVTGLGIVSSIGNNADEVLASLKDGRSGITANEEMAEHGFRSRVAGAINLDVAEHVDKRTLRFMGPGAAYAHIAMAQAIADAGLEPSDVVNPMTGLIAGSGGPSTSAMLSAHQTVLKTGATKRIGPFAVPKCMSSTVSANLATAYQIKGMNFSITSACSTSLHCIGIAAQQIALGVQDVMFGGGGEELDWTLSCLFDAMGAMSSKYNDTPTKASRAFDAGRDGFVISGGGAILVLEALEHAQARGAKIYAEVTGFAATSDGADMVAPSGEGGERAMRGALRTLGEGRKVSYINAHGTSTPVGDVGEVEAVRRVFGQGSTPPISSTKSMTGHSQGATGAQEAIYCLLALQDDFIIPSINVETLDPALDASEVATTRVDNAGLDTVMTNSFGFGGTNGSMLLSKFHG
- the fabA gene encoding bifunctional 3-hydroxydecanoyl-ACP dehydratase/trans-2-decenoyl-ACP isomerase, whose product is MADYPTHFGKEDLLKCARGELFGPGNAQLPEPPMLMMDRITDVSSDGGAHGKGHITAEFDITPDLWFFGCHFPGNPIMPGCLGLDGLWQLTGFNLGWRGWQGRGYALGVGEVKLTGMVRPDRKMLTYHVDFTKAVQTRRLTMGVADGRVEADGDVIYLVKDMKVALSES
- the irrA gene encoding iron response transcriptional regulator IrrA; the protein is MTCTATPEASLRGSEWLTTAGLRPTRQRVALAAMLIGDGQHRHVTAESLFADVQRCGEQVSLATVYNTLRAFCEAGLMQEVLVDGTKSYFDTNTHDHPHFFWEDENRLSDAPADQLTITSLPTAPEGAEIASVDVVIRLRRKS
- a CDS encoding NADPH:quinone reductase, whose protein sequence is MRAAFYSRFGPPADVIQLDEVEAPVPAPGEVRVRLAYSGVNPSDAKARSGTRPGVTKPPFARVIPHSDGSGVIDAVGDGVDTARIGHPVWIWNGQWQRAFGTAAEYICLPAAQAVAMPDGLDPQIGAVLGIPGLTAAHTVLGGGDIARQTVLISGGAGAVGHNAVQLAKWAGARVIATCSAGAMDRVRAAGADTVLDYNDPDLAAQIMDASDGAGIARAVEVEFGANAPLLAEVMAPNGTVAAYGSGKDMAPTLPFGPLLFKAIKIDITLIYILPEAERATAIQHLHRALSSGALIPAIDTVYGLKDCAKAHEAVMTPGRAGAVLLQI
- a CDS encoding oxaloacetate decarboxylase produces the protein MDQTEKFAIFDALHRGTGAFVIPNPWDAGSARLLASLGFAALATTSAGYAFAVGKRDSFASLTRDELLTNAAQIVQASDFPVSADLEDGFGSDPQTCAETVRMAADVGLVGGSIEDATGDPGAPIFDLEYAADRIRAAAEAARDLPFLLTARAENYLWGRPDLKDTIARLQAFSEAGADVLYAPGLPDLEAIRTVCREVDKPVNVVMGLQGPGYSVAQLSDVGVRRVSVGGSFARAAFGALKRAAEEVRDTGTFTYAQQAMPGDELAALMAQDGAVDRR
- a CDS encoding peptidylprolyl isomerase, encoding MTEVKSGDTVHVHYTGTLTDGTVFDSSDGRDPLKFEVGSGQIIPGLDTAIPGMTVGDKKTVEVPADQAYGQIDPNARQQVPREGIPADIPLDPGTQLQVQTETGQVLPVTVLEVTEEHVTLDANHALAGKDLKFDIELVAIS
- a CDS encoding haloacid dehalogenase type II encodes the protein MAITTCIFDAYGTLFDVAAAARTAAAEPGQDALAKCWPQIAQDWRLRQLHYSWLRTIMQDHVDFWCITQDALDWALEAQGIDDAALRERLLALYWQLESYPEVPQMLAALNTAGLDTAILSNGTPEMLGAAVTSAGIGVMLDDVLSIETCGIFKPARAVYDMVGDRFACAPGEVLFVTSNGWDAAGAAAYGFNVAWVNRDGAPVERLPGRPAHVLADLGGIPALAGL
- a CDS encoding alpha/beta fold hydrolase, whose amino-acid sequence is MAHFTTSDGLSLHYSDTAEYEGGDGPPILCLAGLTRNSADFRLVLPFLAGYRVIRMDYRGRGQSDYADDITTYSVPQEAQDAIALLDHLGLERATILGTSRGGLIAMLLAATHPGRLNGAILNDIGPELAPGGLDRIKEYVGRRPIFRTYDEAAEGLSAVNDAQFPGVTLARWRLHAENIWAEQPGERLALRYDPRLRDALMGQAGALPAPDLWPFFDALASMPLTVLHGANSDLLSADLFARMQARAPTMRAFTVPDRGHVPFLDEAASLDGILSHLRDYA
- a CDS encoding threonine/serine dehydratase, with the translated sequence MSDIDMIRAAAARLKGHARRTPLLSSPFLDQIAGRRIWVKPECLQHTGSFKYRGGYSAVSALDKRARGVLAFSSGNHAQGVALAAAQHCVPAVIIMPADAPSLKIANTHALGAEVVLYDRAAGESREDLGEALRTERNLTLIRPYDEPQVIAGQGTTGLEIAEDAAAMGIARADVLVCCGGGGLTSGIALALEADAPGLRARPCEPEGFDDTARSLSAGAIQRNAQPSGGLCDAIVTPQPGDITFPIMQRLCGPGLVVSDEEALHAMALAWGRLKLVAEPGGAVALAAALFRADQIEGDDVIVTISGGNVDAGMFQRALTSYGDLT